GACCAGGCGCGCTTCGAGACGTGCGCCCACACCTGGGTGGATCTGAGCGAGAGCGGCTTCGGAGTGGCGCTGCTGAACGACTGCAAGTACGGCCACGATGTCAAGGGCAACGTGATTCGCCTGTCTTTGTTGCGTGCGCCCACATGGCCCGACCCCGTTGCCGACAGGGGGCGGCACCAGTTCGCCTACGCGCTGTTCGCCCATGCGGGCAACGCCACCGAAGGGGGAGTGGTGGCCCAAGCGCACGCGTTCAACAATCCGCTGAGGGTGGTGCCTGCGGCTGGTTCGGCCGACGGCAGCGCGGCGGCTTCGTTGGCGGGCCGCCAGTCGTTGATGGGCATCGACGATGCGGGTGTGGTGGTCTCGGCGGTGAAGCCCGCCGACGATGGCCACGGTGTGATGGTGAGGCTGCACGAGGCGTTCGGCGGCCGCCGCCGGGTGAACCTCACCATCGCGGACATGACCTCGGCCAGCCGCACCAACCTGCTGGAAGAGCCGCTCGAAGATGGCTCGCTGGTGGTCGAGGGCAACACCCTGCAGCTCGACCTGGCCCCTTTCGAGATCGTGACCCTTCGCCTACAGCTCAGCTAGAGCTCCACACCACCGGGAACAGTGGGTGATCCATGGCAGCCCCGGCAGCCAGTTGGGTCTCCAGGCCAGGGAAGGGTGGCGATGTCTTCCAGGGCCGCGGGGCGTGCACCATGTCTTCGCCGAGGAACCGCAACGACAGCACCCGGCGCCTGTGCGGCCCCGGGTTGCCGGCGGCGGTGTGCAGGGTGTTCATGTGGAAACACACGGCATCACCCGGTTCGAGCTGCCATCCCAGAACGTTGTTCTGGTCGGCGGTGGCGTCGATGTCGGGCGCTTCGGCCAGAGAGCCCTCGGGAAACCAGGCGGCCCGCGCGTCCAGAAACGTTCGCGGCAGGTACATCGGGCCAAGATGTGACCCGGCAACGAACTCGAGGGTGACTTCCCTGGGCACCGGGTCGACCGGAATCCACATGCTGAGGTTCTGGAAGCCCTCGACGTTGTAGTACGGCAGGTCCTGATGCCACGGAGTGCGCTGCGCAGTTCCCGGCTCTTTCACCAGCACGTGGTCGTGGAAGAACCTCAGGGTGTGGGCGCCAAGCACCTCGGCAGCTACGCGGGCGGCCGATGACTGCCGAACGAAGCGCTCGAGTTGGGGGATTCGGGTCCACGAGCAGAAGTCTTCGACGAAGGCACCGTCGTGGTCTGTGCTGGCCCGCTTGGACAGCGGGGACAGGTCGGCCAGGTTGGCTTCGATGGCTTCGGTCGCCAACCGAATCTCGTCTGGCGAGAAGGCCTCCCTGACACACACGGCGCCGTCGCGGTTCCAGTCACCCTCGATTCGCATCGTGCCAGTCTTACCCAATCGGGCGCGCGGAGGGGCCGTCTGCCAGGATGAGGCCATGACACTCGATGCCGACGTCGCCGCGGCCCTCGAAGCCCTGCTGGCACTTGACGCCCCCGCCTTGTCGCAAGGAACCGTGGCCGAAGCCCGGGCCAACTACGACGCGGCCCCCAAACCCCGCGGAGACGACGTCTCGCGAGTCGAAGACCTCGTGGTGCCGGGGTCTGCGGGCGATGTTCCAGTGCGTGTTTATGCCGCCAGCGACGCCGAGAACCTGCCGATGGTGGCGTTCTTCCACGGCGGGGGATGGGTTCTGTCGTCGGTCGACGGGCACGACTCGCTGGCCCGCCGGATAGCGGTACGCACCGGAGCGCTCGTGGTTTCGGTGGACTATCGGCTGGCCCCCGAACACCCGTTTCCGGCGCCCCACGACGACTGCTGGGCGGTCACCTCGTGGCTGGCGCGGCACGGAGCCGAGATAGGTGGAGACCCGTCGCGCTTGGCGGTGTGCGGCGATTCGGCCGGCGGCAACCTGGCGGCCGGCGTGGCCCTGCGGGCCCGCGACGAGGGCATCGACCTGGCCTTGCAGGCCCTGATCTATCCGTGCATCGACGACCGCCAGGACCGTTACGAATCGATGGTCGAGAACGGCGAAGGGCTGTTCCTGACCGCCGACGACATGGTGTGGTTCTGGGACCACTTCGTCCCCAGCAACGAGCGGCTGAACCCGTACGCGGTGCCAGCCCGCGCCGCCGACCTGTCGGGCTGCGCGCCCGCGTACGTTCAGACCGCCCAATACGACCCGCTTCGAGACGAGGGCGAGCACTACGCGGCCAGGCTTCGGTCGGCCGGTGTAGAGGTCGACGTCACGCGCTATCCGGGTGTGGTTCACGGCTTCGTATCGCGCTGGCACGTGATGGCCCGAGCCGCCGATGCCCACCACGATCTGGCCAACGCACTGGTGGCCGCGTTCGAAGAGCGATCGGGCTGATCAGGCGCTGGGGTTGACCATCGGCATGTTGGGGTCGGCGGCCCACTCCATGAGGCTGCCGTCGTACACCGCAACGTCCTGGTGGCCCAGCAGGGCAAGGCAGAAGGCGTCGACCGTGGCGGCGATGGCGCCGCCGCAATAGGTGATGACCCGCGGGGCATCCAGCAGCCCGGCGTCGGCCAGCACCGCTCGCATTGTTACGGCGTCGACGAAACCGCAGGTCTCGGCCTCTATCAGCGACGCATACGGCACGTTGATCGCACCCTCGATGTGGCCGGCTCGCCCTCCGTAGACGTCGCTGGACCCGCCGTAGTTGTTGGCGCTGAGCGCGTCGACGATGCACACGCTGGCGTCGCCCGAGCCGATCGCTTGGACAGCGGCCAGCACATCGTCCTTTGTGGCGCGGGCCCGCTGCCATTCGCCTGACGGCTCGGCCGGCGTCGGCACCGGTCGTGCGGCGGGTTGATCTTCGCCGTGGGCCATGGGACGACCTTCGGCCTGCCACCGCTCGATGCCGCCGTGCAAGATGGCGCAGTCGACCCCGAAGTGGTGCATGGTCCACCACGCCCGGGTGCACCACATGGTGCCCGAGTCGACGCCGGGCCTCGGCGTGCGGCCCACCAGAACCACCTTGGTGTGGGGTCCCACGCCGATGTCGGCCATGGTCGCCCCGAACTGGTCGGCCGTGGGCCACATCCAGGGCAACGAAGCGTCTGGGTTCGACAAGCGCCCCTTTGCGGAGGCGACGTCGAAGAACACCGAACCGGGTATGTGCTGGTCGATCCAGCACTGCAGGCCCGGGGCGTTGTCGAGGCTGGAGGTCAGGCGGGCCGTCACGTCCAGCACCACCACGTCTGGGTCGTCCAGGTGGTCTGCCAGCCACTGGGTCGTTACGAGGTATTCGGGGTGAACCAAAGCCATGCGGGCGACACTATCTTCACGTCGCGGCCCGATACTGTTCTGCAATCCACTGCACGCACCGGGCGGGGCAGTACGGGATCGTCGAGGACGGTGCTCGTGTTACTCACGCTGCTGGCTTTGGTCGGCGGGGTAGTTCTGCTCGCTGTGGCGGCAGACCACTTTGTGCTGGGGGCTGCCAGGTTGGCGCTGATCCGCCGGGTGCCGCCTCTGACGGTGGGCGTTGTCATCATCGGCTTCGGAACAAGCCTGCCCGAGATGCTGGTTTCGGTGATCGCCGCTTCGAACGATCAGGTCGAGGTCGCGGTCGGCAACATCGCCGGCTCCAGCATCGCCAACCTTTCGTTGTTACTGGGCGTCGGCGGATGCATCGTGCCACTGGCGGTGACCTCTGCGACGGTCAGGCGCGAGGCGCCGCTGGCCTTGCTGGCCGCGGTGGCCTTCGCCGTGGCAGTTCAGGGCGACGGCATCGCCGTCTGGCAGGGCATCGTGTTGCTGGCGGCAATGGTCGCGACCCTGGTGGTGGTGTTTCGGTCGTCGAAACCAGACCCGCTGGGGCCCGAGGTCGTCGAGCTGGCCGACGTGCAACACTCGTTCGGGTTCGAGGTCGCCCGGACCCTTGCCGGGCTGACCGGCACCGTCGCCGGCGCCCAGCTGTTGTTGTGGGGGGCCGTCGACATCGCCGAACGCGCCGGGCTGTCGGAGGGATTCGTCGGCGCCACCCTGGTGGCTGTGGGCACCTCGTTGCCCGAACTGGTGACCGTGGTGCAGTCGGCGCGTCGCCGCGAGACCGACCTGATCGTGGGCAATCTGCTGGGTTCGAACATCTTCAACTGCCTGGCCGTCGGCGGGGCGGTGGGGTTGACAGGGGGTCGTGGGCTCGACTCGGTCGCGCTCGCCGTGGTGGCGCCGGTATCGGCGGTGGGCGTGTCGGCCCTGGCGTGGTTGGCCATGCGCACCCGCGGCGGTGTCGGGAGGCTCGAGGGGTTGGGCCTGGTGGTGCTGTACGCGGCGATAGTGCCGCTGCTCGCCTGAAGCCGAACGCGATTGTTGGCCTAGGGTCTCGCGCCATGAGCGCGCTCGAAGGTATCCGGGTGCTCGATCTCGGACAGCTGGTGCAGGGGCCACAGGCCGCCCAGATGCTGGCCGACCTCGGGGCCGATGTCATCAAGATCGAACTGCCAGGCGTCGGCGATTTGTCGCGCTATCTCCCGTCGGCGCCGGGGGATCGTCGTTCTGGGTTCTTCCACGGATGCAACCGCGGCAAGCGCAGCGTGGCGGTCGACCTGCGCACCGACGGCGGAAGGCAGGTGTTCTGGCGGTTGCTCGAAAGCGCAGACGTGGTCATAGCCAACTTCAAGGCCGGCACCCTCGAAGAGTGGGGGTTGAGCTATGACGAGGCGGCCAAGCGCAACCCCCGAATCGTCTATGGCCTGGGCAGCCTCTTTGGGCCGAAGGGTCCTGCGGCGACGAGGGAGGGGGCAGACCTCGCCGCCCAGGCGGCAGGTGGGCTCATCAGCACCACCAACACCGAGGGTGTCGAGCCCACACCGGTTGGGGCCACCGTCGCCGACCACATGGCGAGCCAGAACCTGGTTGCCGGAGTGTTGGCGGCGCTTGTGGCCAGAGAGCGCACCGGCGTGGGTCAAAGGGTCGACGTGTCGCTGCTGGGCGGACAGATCTGGGCCCAGGCCTCGGAATACTCGGCCTATTTCATCTCGGGGCGGGTGCCATCGAGGGCCGACGGTGGTCACCCGTTCGTGCGCAGCGGCTATGGCATCTTCCCCACCGCAGACGGCCACATCGCGATGGTGGGCATCCCGGCCAAACGCCGCGCCGAGTTCTTCGCCCTGGTCGGCATGCCAGAACTGGCCGACGACGAACGCTTCCTGGCGCCACAGATGACCGACGAAGTGCACCTGGCCTTGCGCCAGTCGTTGGCCAAGGTGCTGGTTAGGCGGACAACAGCCCAGTGGTGCGAGCTGTTCGAGGCCGGCAACTGGCGATTTGCTCCGGTCAACGACTACCAGGCCGCTGCGGCCGATCCGCACCTTGTCGAGAACGGCTATGTGTTCGAGACCGACCACCCCGATTGGGGGCGCATCCGCACGGTCGGGTCGCCCATAGCCATGTCGGCCACTCCGCCGGTGCCGGGCGCGGTGTCGCCCGAGCTCGGCGCTCACACCGACGAGGTGTTGATCGCAGCCGGTCTAAGCGCGCAAGACATCGCCGCGTTGCGCGAGTCTGGCGCCATAGGCTGAACCCCGATGTCGACAGTACAATCGGTCGAGCGCGCCTTTGCCGTGCTCCAGAGCTTGGCCAGTGGGCCGGCGGGCGTCTCCGAGGTCGCCGAGCGCTGCGGGCTGCCCAAGAGCACCGTGGCCCGCCTGCTGTCGACCCTGGTCGAGGTGGGCGCGGTCGAACAAAGTGACGCCCTGGGTGTCTACGGCCTTGGCTCGGTGCTCATCGACCTGGCTTCGGCTGCCAGCCCTGGCAACAGCCTCATCTCCATCACACATCCGCATCTCGTCGACCTGGTGGCCCAGACCGGCGAAGCCGCAGGGCTTTCGATGCTCGACGGGTTCGAGGTCTACTACTACGACCAGGTCGACGGCGATCACGAGGTGCAGGTCCGCGACTGGACCGGCGAGAGCGTCGATGCCCACGTGGTGTCGTCTGGCGTCGTGTTGCTGGCCTTCGCAGACCCAGACGTGCGAGATGAGTTCCTCGGCCAGGAACTGGCCAGGTGGACCGAAAAGACGATGACCGACCCGGTTCAGCTGGCCGCGCGGTTCGACGATGTTCGTGCCACGGGCTACGCCTGGACCCGCGAGGAGATGTCGGAAGGCCTCAACTCGGTGGCTGCCCCCATCTTCAACCCGGCGGGGCGGGCCGTGGCCGCCATCCACGTGCATGGTCCCTCATACCGCTTCCCACCCGAGGGCACCGACGACTCGATTGCCGCCGAGGTCGTGGCGGCTGCGCAACGGATATCAGCGCGCCTAGCTGGGGTGACATAGGGCTCGCCTTCGGTTACGATTCCGCTATACGGAATCGTTCCGCATCGTGGACTCAGCCTTTGCGATGCTGTCCGCCAAGGGGATTGGGGGCCGCGATGAGCGACCACGAAGACGTCGACATCGACCTCGCCGGCTTGTCCGACGACGATCTGGCATCACAGATGCACGACGATCTGTACGACGGGCTCGGCGACGAGATCGTCGAGGGCACCAACATCTTGCTCGAGCGGGGCTGGAGCGCCGACCGTGTGCTGCAGGAGGCACTGGTCGAGGGGATGCGCATCGTCGGCATCGATTTTCGAGACGGCATCTTGTTCGTGCCCGAGGTGCTGCTGGCCGCCAACGCCATGAAGGCAGGCATGGCCATCCTGCGACCCCTGCTGGCCGAGACCGGCGCCGAGCCCATAGGCAAGGCTGTCATCGGAACCGTCAAGGGCGACATCCACGACATCGGCAAGAACCTGGTGGCGATGATGCTGGAAGGTGCCGGGTTCGAGGTCGTCGATCTGGGAATCAACTGTGATGTCGACACCTATCTGGCCGCACTCGACGAGCATCGCCCCGACATCTTGGGCATGTCGGCGCTGCTGACCACGACCATGCCCTACATGAAGGTCGTCATCGACACCCTGATCGAAGCCGGGCGGCGCAACGACCAGATAGTGATGGTGGGCGGTGCGCCGCTGAACGAAGAGTTCGGCGCCGCCGTCGGTGCCGACGCCTACTGCCGCGACGCAGCCGTTGCCGCAGAGAAGGCCAAGGAGTTGATAGCCGCGCGACGAGCCAACGTGGTCGCGCTCGACACCGCAGGTTCACGCCCATGACCGACATTCACGACCCTGGCGCCCCGGAACGGCGGTCTCGTCGGGCCGGTGGCCGCGACGCGAGGCGCGCCCTCAGGTCGACGGCCACCAAGGCGTCGGCCGCCTTCCTGACCCGCAAGATAAAGCCCTACGAACTGGTCAGCGACGAGGGCCTCGAGCTGCTCGAATACAACGCCGACACCCTGCTCGAGCAGGTGGGGGTCGAGATCCGCGACTATCCGGCGGCGCTGGCCTATTTCGGCAACGCGGGGGCCGATGTCGACGGAACCCGCGTCAGGTTCCCCCGCGGACTGTGTCGCCAGTTGGTGCAGGGCAACGCCCCCTCCGTTTACACCCAGCATGCACGCAACCCGCTGCGCGACGTTCAAATCGGTGGCGATGCCATGGTGTTTGCCCCCAACTACGGGTCGCCGTTCGTACACGATCTCGACCGCGGTCGCCGCTATGCCACCATCACCGACTTCGAGAACTTCGTGAAGCTGGCGTATCTGTCGCCGTTCATGCATCACAGCGGTGGAACGGTGTGTGAACCGGTCGACATCTCGGTCGAGACCCGCCACCTCGACATGGTGTTCGCTCACCTGAGATGGAGCGACAAGCCGTTCATGGGCTCGGTGACCGCCCCCGAGCGGGCTGCCGACTCGGTCGAGATGGCCCGCATAGCGTTCGGCGGCGACCTGGCCGACCGCACGGTCATGACCAGCCTCATCAACGCCTCGTCGCCCATGGTCTGGGACGCCACCATGCTCGGCGCAGCCGAGGTCTATGCGGCCAACAACCAGGCGTGCGTGATCTCGCCGTTCATCCTGGCCGGCGCCATGGCGCCGGCGACCTCGGCCGGGGTAGCGGCCCAGACACTGGCCGAGGCCCTGGTGGGCATGGCGTTCACGCAGCTTGTCAGACCCGGTGCCCCGGTGGTGTTCGGCTCGTTTGCCAGCTCGATGTCGATGCAGACCGGAGCGCCCACCTTCGGCACGCCAGAACCCGCCATAGTTCTGTACACCATGGCCGCCCTCGCTCGCCGGTTGGGTGTTCCGTTCCGCTCGGGCGGCTCGTTGACGGCGTCGAAGGTGCCAGATGCCCAGGCTGCTTACGAGTCGCTCGCCACGCTCGAGCCGACGGTTCTGGCCGGGGTCAACTTCGTTCTTCACGCCGCGGGCTGGCTGGAGGGCGGCCTGACCATCGGCTACGAGAAGTTCGTGCTCGACTGCGACCAGTTGGGTGCCATGCACACCTTCGCCCAAGGCCTCGATCTAAGCGACGCGGGCCAAGCCCTGGACGCCTTGCTGGCCCACACCCCGGGCGAGCACCACTTGGGCACCCAGCACACCCTGGCCAACTTCGAGACCGCGTTCTACAGGGCGCTCACCGCAGACAACGCCAGCTACGAGCAATGGTCGGAAGAGGGCAGCAGAGACGCCGCCCAGCGTGCCAACGAGATGTGGCAACGCGAGCTGGCTGCCTATGAAGCGCCGCCCATAGACGACGCCATCGCCGACGAGCTGACAGAGTTCGTCGTGCGTCGACGCACAGAGCTGGCAGAAGCCCGGTGAGGCTCGCCGTGCGGGCACGAGCCCGGTCTTCGGCGCCCGATCGACACCACCAGGCCGTGGCCGACCTGGTGGCCCGACTGCACTATGAGCTGGTGCCGATGCGATCGATAGAGGCGGCCATCGCAGAGCTGCCTGCGGGCGCGCCGGTGTCGGTCACCTGCTCACCTGCGGCCGGAATACCAGCGACGCTCGACTATTGCAGCCGCCTGATCGACCTGGGTCACCAGCCCATCCCTCATCTGGCGGCCCGCACGGTCGCCGACGCCGACGCAGTAGAGCAGACAGCATCGTGGCTGCGTCAACACCAGATTCGAGAGGTGTTCGTCATTGCCGGCGACGCCCCAGAACCGGCGGGGCCATACGAGGGCGCGGCCCAGTTCATGGCCGACCTGATCGCTGCCGAACCCGGTGTCGAGCGCATCGGTATCGCCGGCTATCCCGACGGGCATCCGGCCATCGACGACCAAGCGCTCGAACAGCAGCTCTTCGCCAAACAGGCGCTGTTGCGCTCGGCTGGGCTCGACGGCTGGATCTCGACCCAGATGTGTTTCGACGCCACCCGCGTACGCGCCTGGCTGCAGGGCATTCGGGCCGCGGGCATGACCCTGCCCGTGAGGTTGGGTGTGCCCGGTGTGGTCGACAGGGCGCGCCTGTTGAAGGTGGGCACCCGCATCGGCATTGGGGCGTCTTTGCGTTATGTCAGCAAGAACCGCTCGACGGTGATGCGCCTGATGTCGCCCGGCGGTTATGACCCAACCGACCTGGTGGCCGAGTTCGCCGACGACGCCCAGCGCCTGGGTATAGAGGCGCTGCACTCGTTCACGTTCAACTCTGTGGCCGACACCGCACGGTGGCAGGCGGCCATTGCCGTGGCGGCCTGATCGCTCGCGTCGCGGGGCCGATCAGCCCCGGCGACGCCGGATCTCGGCCGTGATGGCAGGCACAACGTCGTGCAGGTCGCCGATCACCGCGTAGCCGGCCCTGGTGACCATGTTGGCCTGCGGGTCGGTGTTGACGGCGATGATGTTCTTGCTGGCAGCTGCACCAACCCAGTGCTGGATGGCGCCAGAGATGCCGCAGGCCAGATAGACGTCGGGCGCGATGCGGGTGCCGGTCTGGCCGACCTGATCGGTGTGGTTGCGCCAGCCGTTGTTGGTGACCGCCCTAGAGCAGCCCACAACACCTCCGAGCTCGGCTGCCAGTTCCTCGAGCGGCGCAAACGCCTCTTCGCTGCCCACACCGCGGCCGCCACCTACGACGACGGGGGCTGTCGCCAGGGTTACGCCCGCGGCCCGTTCGACTCGGCCGCTGACCATGGAACGGCCCAGGTGCGGGTCGAGGTCGACGGCAAGCTCGACCGGTTCGGCCGCACCGGGCTCGTCTGCGGGTGCCGCGTCGACGCTGTGGTGGGCCACCGTCAACAGCCCGACCTGGGCGTCGAGCCTTGCGTTCTCCAGCAACGAACCGCCCCAACGCACCCTGGTGATTTCGGCGCCATCGACGGAAGTGACGTTGGCGGCAAAGGGAAGGTCGAGCCGGGCCGCCGCATGGGCCAACACCTCGTTGCCGCGATCGGTGCCGGTGGCGACCACCACAGCAGGTGATGTGTGGGCTACGGCATGAGCGACCACTGCGCCCCACGCCTCTGGTCCATAGTCGGTGAGCATGTCGTGGTGGGCCTGCAGCACCCTGGTGACGCCGAAGGCTGCCAGGTGGGTTGCCAACCCGTCGGCGTTGGCGCCGATGGTGAGGGCCTCGACCGGTTGGCCGAGCGTGCGGGCGAACGTTAGGGCCTCCAGCGCAGCAGGCGACAGTGTGCCGCGGTCGTGTTCGATCAATACGAGGGTGTGGCTCACGACATGACCCCGATCTCTTCGAGCAGGTCGACCACGGCTGCTGCGGCCTCGGGCCCGTGACCGAGGACGACGGTTTGCGAGGCGCGCTCGGGTGGCCGCACCAGGGTCACCAGCGACAGGCCGCCCGGTTGGGCGCTGGGCTGCATGACCTTGACCTCGGCCTTCTTCGATGCGAGTCGGCCGCGCATGGTGGGGTAGCGGGGCAGGTTGATGCCCTCCTTGATGCCCACCACTGCGGGCAGCGGCAGGCTGTAGGTCTCGCGACCTGCATCGGCCTCGCGTTCGACGTGGACGCTGCCGTCGTCGACCGCCAGACCCTTGGCGCCGTTGACCATCGGGCGACCCAGCGCGTGCGCCACCCTGATGCCGACCTGGAAGCCGCCGCTGTCGGCCGACTCGTTGCCGAACAACACCAGATCGAAGGCGCCGCCTTCGGATTCGAGCTGTTCAATCGCCGCCGCAATGGCGGCTGCCGTGCGCTGAGGGTCCCATTCGGTGCCGTCGGTGACCAACAGCACGCCGCTGTGCATGCCCACGCTGGCGGCGTAGCGAAGCTGCTCTTCGGCCTCGGCGGGGCCCAAGGTCAGCACCATCGCCTCGCCACCGTGCTGGTCGATCAGCTGGGCCGCCGCCTCCACCGCACACTCTTCGTGTGGGCTGGTGGTGAAGCCGAGGTTGGTGGCGTCGACGGCCTGGCCGTCGGCGGTGATGTTGATCTTGGCGCCCGGCGCGGGCACCCGCTTGACGCAGACCAGAACCCTCACGACTTGAGCCGCGAATCGTCGGGGTCGAATGGGCCGTCCTGGCCCACGACCTTCACGGGGAACAGCTCGTTCATGTACATGACCTGCAGGTCGGTGCCTGGCACGGCCAGCTCGCGGGGCAGATACGCCATGACGATCTGCTTGCCAACCGACGGGCCATAGGTGGCCGAGGTGACGCGCGAGACCCTGCCGTGCGAATCGCGGATTGGCTGTCCGTCGAGGGTGAGGATCGGTTCGTTGCCGCCCTGAAGCCAGCGGGTGCGGCCCGAAGAGTCGGTTGCGTCCTCGACCGTCAGGCAGCTCATGAGCACCTCGGGCTCGCCGGCGGCGCGGGCGGCAAGATAGGCCTCCTTGCCGATGAAGTCCGCCGACTTGACCTTGGGCCGGGCCAGACCGGCCTCGAGCGGGTTGTACTCGCTCTCCAGTTCGGCACCCTGGAGGCGGTAGCCCTTCTCGATGCGGCCCGAGCTGCCATAGACACCGCCGCCGGTGGGGCGCAGGCCGTATTGGTCGCGGCCGTTGGCCATCAGCGCATCCCAGACCAGGGGGGCCTGATCCCAGGGCAGATAGATCTCCCAGCCGGTGTCGCCCACGTACGAGATACGGAAGAGATAACCGTCGACGTCGACATCGCCGCAGCGCAGCGTGCAGTCGACCATGGCTCCGTAGGGCGAGCCGGCGTGGCTGAGGTCTTGGTCGGTCAGGGTGGCCAGCACCGCCGGTGCGTTGGGCCCCCACAGGCCGATGGTCGACACCTGGTGGGTGCGGTCGGTGACCGTCACCGAGCCGTCGCGGGGCATGTACGTGCGAATCCAGTGCATGTCGCGCCCGCCGTCGAACACACCCGTGACGACCCGCACGGTGTCTTCGGCGATGCGCTGCATGGTGAGGTCGGAGTGGAAGCCGCCGTCTGGTGTCAGCCATGGGGTATAGGTGGCCCGCCCGACCGGGCCGATCTTGTTGACCGCCAGGCGGTCGGCGAACTCGACCGCGCCGGGCCCAGACAGGTCGATGATCTGGAACGCCGACAGATCGACCATGCCGCAGTTCTCGCGCATGTTCAGGTGTTCGCCCGCTGTGATGGGGCTCCACCAGCGGTTGTCCCACTCGACCTCGCGTTCGGTGATGCCGTAGCGCTCGGCCAGGTCGGCGTTGGACCCGTACCACTGGGGGCGCTCCCAGGTGCGGGCCTGGAAGAAGAACGCGTCCAACTCCTGCTGGCGGCTGTAGAAGGGCGATACCTCGAGGTTGCGCCTGCTGGCCCACTGCTCGGCCGGGTGGACGATGCCGTAGGTCTTGTTGAAGTGTTCCTCTGCTCGCGCCCAGATGTGATCGTCGCCGCGCTCTTGTGGGTAGAAGCGTGCGATGTCGGCGCCGTGGGCGTCGATGACGCGGGGATAGCCGTAGGTCATCCACTCGGCCACCACCTGGGCCATGCCCGGCCCTTCCTTCACCCACACCGCGGCCGCCGACCACAGGTTGGCGACCTCGACGGTTTCGCCCAGGCAGGGCATGGCGTCTGGGGTCAGCGACAGCAACCCGTTGATGGCGTACTTGATCTCGGCGTCGCCCAGCATGTCCATCAGCTCGATGGCCTGTTCCATCTGGGGGTCGAAGTCGTCCTGGGTGAACGGCATCTCGGTGGGCGACAGTGCGGCCTCATCGTTGGAGGGGATGGTGTCGGGGTGGTGCAGGATCGGCCGGTGGGCGTACGACCCGACCTCCATCGACCCCGCCGACTGGCGCTCGTAGCAGAACGTGTCCATGTCGCGGATGATCGGGTAGCCGATCTCGGAGTTGGTCTCGACCAGCACATCGATGGGGCCCACGTCGGCCATCTGGTGAACTGCGGGCACCAGTGGGATGGTGGCGCCTGCCATGTTGGCGACCCGGTTAGACCACACACCAGAGGCGATCACCACGTATTCGGCCTCGATGCGGCCCTTGTCGGTGACCACGGCCGACACCTTCTTGCGGCCGGTCGCGGGCTCGTCGACGGTTTCGATGTCGAGAACCTCGGTGTTGGCGAACACCTGCAAGCCGGCCTTCTCGATGGCCTCGTTGCGGAACAGGGTGCCGGTGTCGAGCGAGTCGACCACGGAAACCGAGGGGCAGTAGAACCCGCCCAAGATGACTTCCTCGTCGATGAACGGCACCAGCTCCTTGACCTCGGTGGGGGTCAGGAGCTTGGCCTCGACACCCCAGGCGGTGGCGCTGGTCATGCGGCGCCGAAGCTCGTTCATGCGCTCCTGGGTGCGGGCGACCTCGATGCCGCCGCAGTCGACCGAGCGATCGGCGTCGCGGTACTGGTTGGCCGACTGCACGCCCAGCAGCGCCATCTCCTTGTTGTGATCGACAGGG
This genomic stretch from Acidimicrobiales bacterium harbors:
- a CDS encoding IclR family transcriptional regulator — encoded protein: MSTVQSVERAFAVLQSLASGPAGVSEVAERCGLPKSTVARLLSTLVEVGAVEQSDALGVYGLGSVLIDLASAASPGNSLISITHPHLVDLVAQTGEAAGLSMLDGFEVYYYDQVDGDHEVQVRDWTGESVDAHVVSSGVVLLAFADPDVRDEFLGQELARWTEKTMTDPVQLAARFDDVRATGYAWTREEMSEGLNSVAAPIFNPAGRAVAAIHVHGPSYRFPPEGTDDSIAAEVVAAAQRISARLAGVT
- a CDS encoding alpha/beta hydrolase is translated as MTLDADVAAALEALLALDAPALSQGTVAEARANYDAAPKPRGDDVSRVEDLVVPGSAGDVPVRVYAASDAENLPMVAFFHGGGWVLSSVDGHDSLARRIAVRTGALVVSVDYRLAPEHPFPAPHDDCWAVTSWLARHGAEIGGDPSRLAVCGDSAGGNLAAGVALRARDEGIDLALQALIYPCIDDRQDRYESMVENGEGLFLTADDMVWFWDHFVPSNERLNPYAVPARAADLSGCAPAYVQTAQYDPLRDEGEHYAARLRSAGVEVDVTRYPGVVHGFVSRWHVMARAADAHHDLANALVAAFEERSG
- a CDS encoding rhodanese-like domain-containing protein, giving the protein MALVHPEYLVTTQWLADHLDDPDVVVLDVTARLTSSLDNAPGLQCWIDQHIPGSVFFDVASAKGRLSNPDASLPWMWPTADQFGATMADIGVGPHTKVVLVGRTPRPGVDSGTMWCTRAWWTMHHFGVDCAILHGGIERWQAEGRPMAHGEDQPAARPVPTPAEPSGEWQRARATKDDVLAAVQAIGSGDASVCIVDALSANNYGGSSDVYGGRAGHIEGAINVPYASLIEAETCGFVDAVTMRAVLADAGLLDAPRVITYCGGAIAATVDAFCLALLGHQDVAVYDGSLMEWAADPNMPMVNPSA
- a CDS encoding CoA transferase, which produces MSALEGIRVLDLGQLVQGPQAAQMLADLGADVIKIELPGVGDLSRYLPSAPGDRRSGFFHGCNRGKRSVAVDLRTDGGRQVFWRLLESADVVIANFKAGTLEEWGLSYDEAAKRNPRIVYGLGSLFGPKGPAATREGADLAAQAAGGLISTTNTEGVEPTPVGATVADHMASQNLVAGVLAALVARERTGVGQRVDVSLLGGQIWAQASEYSAYFISGRVPSRADGGHPFVRSGYGIFPTADGHIAMVGIPAKRRAEFFALVGMPELADDERFLAPQMTDEVHLALRQSLAKVLVRRTTAQWCELFEAGNWRFAPVNDYQAAAADPHLVENGYVFETDHPDWGRIRTVGSPIAMSATPPVPGAVSPELGAHTDEVLIAAGLSAQDIAALRESGAIG
- a CDS encoding phytanoyl-CoA dioxygenase family protein gives rise to the protein MRIEGDWNRDGAVCVREAFSPDEIRLATEAIEANLADLSPLSKRASTDHDGAFVEDFCSWTRIPQLERFVRQSSAARVAAEVLGAHTLRFFHDHVLVKEPGTAQRTPWHQDLPYYNVEGFQNLSMWIPVDPVPREVTLEFVAGSHLGPMYLPRTFLDARAAWFPEGSLAEAPDIDATADQNNVLGWQLEPGDAVCFHMNTLHTAAGNPGPHRRRVLSLRFLGEDMVHAPRPWKTSPPFPGLETQLAAGAAMDHPLFPVVWSSS
- a CDS encoding sodium:calcium antiporter, with the protein product MLVLLTLLALVGGVVLLAVAADHFVLGAARLALIRRVPPLTVGVVIIGFGTSLPEMLVSVIAASNDQVEVAVGNIAGSSIANLSLLLGVGGCIVPLAVTSATVRREAPLALLAAVAFAVAVQGDGIAVWQGIVLLAAMVATLVVVFRSSKPDPLGPEVVELADVQHSFGFEVARTLAGLTGTVAGAQLLLWGAVDIAERAGLSEGFVGATLVAVGTSLPELVTVVQSARRRETDLIVGNLLGSNIFNCLAVGGAVGLTGGRGLDSVALAVVAPVSAVGVSALAWLAMRTRGGVGRLEGLGLVVLYAAIVPLLA
- a CDS encoding corrinoid protein translates to MSDHEDVDIDLAGLSDDDLASQMHDDLYDGLGDEIVEGTNILLERGWSADRVLQEALVEGMRIVGIDFRDGILFVPEVLLAANAMKAGMAILRPLLAETGAEPIGKAVIGTVKGDIHDIGKNLVAMMLEGAGFEVVDLGINCDVDTYLAALDEHRPDILGMSALLTTTMPYMKVVIDTLIEAGRRNDQIVMVGGAPLNEEFGAAVGADAYCRDAAVAAEKAKELIAARRANVVALDTAGSRP